One part of the Methylobacterium terrae genome encodes these proteins:
- a CDS encoding dihydrodipicolinate synthase family protein, translating to MRLTPDAKGVFPIAPTPFHPDGRIDEASVDRMTDFYGEIGATGLTVLGIMGEAPKLDGAEAVAVASRVIRRTRLPVVIGVSAPGFAAMGSLTRAVMDAGAAAVMIAPPPSLRTDDQIVGYYAQAAEVIGPDVPFVIQDYPLTLSVVMTPDVIRRIVTDNPNCVMLKHEDWPGLEKISTLRAFQRDGSLRPISILCGNGGLFLDFECERGADGANTGYAFPEMLVDVVRLSAAGERERAHDVFDAHLPLLRYEQQPGLGLAVRKYVMMRRGILASDAQRKPGAGLSATAKAEVDFLLERLGRHDPRARV from the coding sequence ATGCGGCTCACCCCCGACGCGAAGGGCGTCTTCCCCATCGCCCCGACCCCCTTCCACCCGGACGGCCGCATCGACGAGGCCTCGGTCGACAGGATGACCGATTTCTACGGCGAGATCGGCGCGACCGGCCTGACCGTCCTCGGCATCATGGGCGAGGCCCCGAAGCTCGACGGCGCGGAAGCCGTCGCCGTGGCGTCCCGGGTGATCCGGCGTACCAGGCTTCCCGTCGTCATCGGCGTCTCGGCCCCGGGCTTCGCCGCCATGGGCTCGCTCACCCGCGCGGTGATGGATGCGGGCGCGGCGGCCGTGATGATCGCGCCCCCGCCGTCCCTGCGCACCGACGACCAGATCGTCGGCTACTACGCCCAGGCCGCCGAGGTGATCGGCCCCGACGTGCCGTTCGTGATCCAGGACTATCCGCTCACCTTGAGCGTGGTGATGACGCCCGACGTGATCCGCCGCATCGTCACCGACAACCCGAACTGCGTGATGCTCAAGCACGAGGACTGGCCGGGGCTCGAGAAGATCTCGACGCTCCGCGCCTTCCAGCGCGACGGCTCGCTGCGGCCGATCTCGATCCTGTGCGGCAATGGCGGCCTGTTCCTCGACTTCGAGTGCGAGCGCGGCGCCGACGGCGCCAATACGGGCTACGCCTTTCCGGAGATGCTCGTCGACGTCGTGCGCCTGAGCGCGGCCGGCGAGCGCGAGCGGGCCCACGACGTCTTCGACGCCCACCTGCCGCTCCTGCGCTACGAGCAGCAGCCGGGCCTCGGCCTCGCGGTGCGCAAATACGTGATGATGCGCCGCGGCATCCTGGCCTCGGACGCCCAGCGCAAGCCGGGGGCCGGATTGTCGGCGACGGCGAAGGCCGAGGTGGATTTCCTGCTGGAGCGGCTGGGGCGGCACGATCCGCGGGCGCGGGTCTGA
- a CDS encoding autotransporter domain-containing protein — protein sequence MGKGIGRLRAGMAAAWLAGTALAGIQGAAAQGVTGLTVFGDSYADTGNVVRLTGRPLGFPYVNGRYSNGANFVDGLQAIYGLPDAAVANYAVGGAQTGTGNVGSALLPGLTQEVAAFLASGQRLGPGNLVAVNIGGNDGIGAALSGLTAAQAPLLGRVSAANAVGSVGQLVGAGAGTIVFNGFTTLNGLPRVAASGNAAAADLFARTYFDGLQAGLAPYAAAGTRIFLLDNGQIFQRIIADPGRYGFTNTSTPCALVAACIGAPKAVQNTYLSLDGVHLTEGGYLVLSRYMANALAAPNGIAAQAELGQIGTTSFAGALLQRLDAYRLFAPAPGETTAALGTSGVAPLGAPASPLIVWGQGGYAGGSRATRGFATGYDYDSPSGTIGLEATPMPGVRFGLAFNYANPHANLRGGAGSIDVDSYGFAAYGSFTGQNLFADAVLAYGRHDYSVTRPGVIDPLNGATGGDSVAVAAKAGYLFDTFGPVRLGPIVGLTYATTRVGAYTERGDPVLTQAVGATSLESLVGRAGVQLRAAPFSLVGLPVRAFVNVTAEHEFLDGGRTLVTSLTSTPLLPILTPLGRGARGTYGLVEAGLSADVTPGMSLTLTGGTTFARTGGDGYAVNGGLTMRF from the coding sequence ATGGGCAAGGGAATCGGGCGCCTCCGGGCGGGCATGGCCGCGGCGTGGCTCGCCGGCACGGCGCTGGCGGGCATCCAGGGCGCGGCCGCGCAAGGGGTGACCGGGCTCACGGTCTTCGGCGACAGCTACGCCGATACCGGCAACGTGGTGCGCCTCACCGGCCGGCCCCTCGGCTTTCCCTACGTGAACGGCCGCTACTCCAACGGCGCCAACTTCGTCGACGGCCTGCAGGCGATCTACGGCCTGCCCGATGCGGCGGTCGCGAACTACGCCGTCGGCGGCGCCCAGACCGGCACCGGCAATGTCGGTTCGGCCCTGCTGCCGGGCCTGACCCAGGAGGTTGCGGCGTTCCTGGCGAGCGGCCAGCGCCTCGGCCCCGGCAACCTCGTCGCGGTCAACATCGGCGGCAACGACGGCATCGGCGCGGCGCTCTCCGGGCTCACCGCCGCCCAGGCGCCGCTCCTCGGCCGGGTCTCGGCGGCGAACGCCGTCGGCAGCGTCGGGCAGCTCGTCGGCGCCGGCGCGGGCACGATCGTGTTCAACGGCTTCACCACCCTGAACGGCCTGCCGCGGGTGGCGGCCTCCGGCAACGCCGCCGCCGCCGACCTGTTCGCGCGCACCTATTTCGACGGGCTCCAGGCCGGCCTCGCGCCCTACGCGGCCGCCGGCACCCGGATCTTCCTCCTCGACAACGGCCAGATCTTCCAGCGCATCATCGCCGATCCGGGCCGCTACGGATTCACCAACACCAGCACGCCGTGCGCGCTCGTCGCCGCCTGCATCGGTGCGCCGAAGGCGGTGCAGAACACCTACCTCTCCCTCGACGGGGTGCACCTGACCGAGGGCGGCTACCTCGTCCTGTCGCGCTACATGGCGAACGCCCTCGCCGCGCCGAACGGCATCGCCGCCCAGGCCGAGCTCGGCCAAATCGGCACCACCAGCTTCGCCGGCGCCCTGCTCCAGCGCCTCGACGCCTACCGGCTCTTCGCCCCCGCTCCGGGCGAGACGACCGCCGCGCTCGGGACCAGCGGCGTCGCGCCGCTCGGGGCGCCCGCGAGCCCGCTCATCGTGTGGGGCCAGGGGGGCTACGCCGGCGGCAGCCGGGCGACCCGGGGCTTCGCCACCGGCTACGACTACGACAGCCCGAGCGGCACGATCGGCCTCGAGGCCACGCCGATGCCGGGCGTGCGCTTCGGCTTGGCCTTCAACTACGCCAACCCGCACGCCAACCTTCGCGGGGGCGCCGGCTCGATCGACGTCGACAGCTACGGCTTTGCCGCCTACGGCTCGTTCACGGGCCAGAACCTGTTCGCCGACGCGGTGCTGGCCTATGGCCGCCACGACTACTCCGTGACCCGCCCCGGCGTGATCGATCCGCTGAACGGCGCGACCGGCGGCGACAGCGTCGCGGTGGCGGCGAAGGCCGGCTACCTGTTCGACACGTTCGGGCCCGTGCGCCTCGGGCCGATCGTCGGCCTCACCTACGCCACCACCCGGGTCGGCGCCTATACCGAGCGGGGCGACCCCGTGCTGACGCAAGCCGTCGGCGCCACCAGCCTCGAGTCGCTCGTCGGCAGGGCGGGCGTCCAGCTTCGCGCCGCGCCCTTCAGCCTGGTCGGCCTGCCGGTGCGGGCCTTCGTCAACGTGACGGCCGAGCACGAATTCCTCGACGGCGGCCGCACGCTCGTCACCTCGCTCACCTCGACGCCGCTGCTGCCGATCCTGACCCCGCTCGGCCGCGGGGCGCGGGGCACCTACGGCCTCGTCGAGGCGGGCCTCTCCGCCGACGTGACGCCGGGGATGAGCCTGACGCTCACCGGCGGCACCACCTTCGCGCGCACCGGCGGGGACGGCTACGCGGTGAACGGAGGGCTGACGATGCGGTTCTGA
- a CDS encoding threonine ammonia-lyase, which translates to MSQPYAITPDDVVRASHTIRGHVLRTPLVPAPRLSELTGARVLVKHENMQATGAFKERGAVNHLSALDPSERRRGVVAMSAGNHAQAVAYHARRLGIPATIVMPATTPLVKVENTRAHGATVVLEGETLVESAAAVDRLVEAHGYVLVHPYDDPLVMAGQGTIALEMLEDAPDLDGLVVPIGGGGLMSGIAIGASLRPRVALYGVEAALYPSFLNAIDGVDRPIGGPTLAEGIAVKTVGRLTLPIIRDLVREIVLVDEPQIERAVHDYATLQRSLAEGAGAAGLAALLARPDLFSGRTVGLVLCGGNIDARLLASVMVRELEREDRIISFRMTASDRPGVLGRVAGRLGELGANILEVSHGRLHLDVPAKSVSIDVTIETRGPGHTAEILDTLREEGLEPRRIGPHGNAATGG; encoded by the coding sequence GTGAGCCAGCCCTACGCCATCACCCCGGACGACGTCGTCCGGGCCTCCCACACCATCCGCGGCCACGTGCTGCGCACGCCGCTCGTGCCGGCGCCGCGCCTCTCCGAGCTCACCGGGGCGCGGGTGCTGGTCAAGCACGAGAACATGCAGGCGACCGGGGCCTTCAAGGAGCGCGGCGCGGTCAACCACCTGAGCGCGCTCGACCCCTCCGAGCGCCGCCGCGGCGTGGTGGCGATGTCGGCCGGCAACCACGCTCAGGCGGTGGCCTACCACGCCCGCCGCCTCGGCATCCCGGCCACCATCGTGATGCCGGCGACGACCCCGCTGGTGAAGGTCGAGAACACCCGCGCCCACGGCGCCACCGTGGTCCTGGAGGGCGAGACCCTGGTCGAGTCCGCCGCCGCCGTCGATCGCCTCGTCGAGGCGCACGGATACGTCCTGGTCCACCCCTACGACGACCCCCTGGTGATGGCCGGCCAGGGCACCATCGCCCTCGAGATGCTGGAGGACGCCCCCGACCTCGACGGCCTGGTGGTGCCGATCGGCGGCGGCGGGCTGATGAGCGGCATCGCGATCGGCGCGAGCCTGCGGCCGCGGGTGGCGCTGTACGGCGTCGAGGCCGCGCTCTACCCCTCGTTCCTCAACGCCATCGACGGCGTGGACCGGCCGATCGGCGGCCCGACGCTGGCCGAGGGCATCGCGGTCAAGACCGTCGGCCGCCTGACCCTGCCGATCATCCGCGACCTCGTGCGCGAGATCGTCCTCGTCGACGAGCCGCAGATCGAGCGGGCGGTGCACGACTACGCCACGCTCCAGCGCAGCCTCGCCGAGGGCGCAGGCGCGGCCGGCCTCGCGGCGCTCCTCGCCCGGCCCGACCTGTTTTCCGGCCGCACGGTGGGCCTCGTGCTGTGCGGCGGCAACATCGACGCGCGGCTGCTGGCCTCGGTGATGGTGCGCGAACTGGAGCGCGAGGACCGCATCATCTCGTTCCGGATGACCGCGAGCGACCGGCCCGGCGTGCTCGGCCGGGTGGCCGGGCGCCTCGGCGAGCTGGGGGCCAACATCCTGGAGGTCTCGCACGGCCGCCTGCACCTCGACGTGCCGGCCAAGAGCGTCTCGATCGACGTGACGATCGAGACCCGCGGCCCCGGCCACACCGCCGAGATCCTCGACACCCTGCGCGAGGAGGGGCTGGAGCCGCGCCGCATCGGGCCGCACGGGAACGCGGCGACGGGGGGGTGA
- a CDS encoding type II toxin-antitoxin system RelE/ParE family toxin: MIRSFADSWTRDVFEGRSPKGIPAAILKTARRKLNYLDAATSLDALKAPPGDKLHPLIGERAGQRAIWINVQFRLCFRWTETGPEDVEIVDYH, encoded by the coding sequence GTGATCCGCAGCTTTGCCGATAGCTGGACCCGGGACGTCTTCGAGGGGCGAAGCCCAAAGGGCATCCCGGCTGCCATTCTCAAGACGGCCCGGCGCAAGCTCAATTATCTCGACGCGGCGACCTCGCTCGACGCCTTGAAGGCCCCGCCGGGCGACAAGTTGCACCCGTTGATTGGCGAGCGAGCCGGGCAGCGCGCCATCTGGATCAACGTCCAGTTCCGGCTGTGCTTCCGCTGGACCGAGACCGGACCGGAAGACGTCGAGATCGTGGACTATCACTGA
- a CDS encoding D-amino-acid transaminase, with translation MSRIVYVNGRFVPFEEATIPIMDRGFLFADGIYEVSAVLEGRLVDNEAHLARLDRSLGEIGIRNPHTIAEWTHLEEELVTRNALREGLVYMEVTRGVAERDFAFPPEGTPPTVVMFTQAKNVSANPLAERGAKVITVEDLRWKRRDIKSVALLAQVLAKQQAAAAGVAEAWMHEDGFVTEGGSSTAFIITEDGRIVTRPLSTALLPGITRRAVMRLAEENGLTVEERAFTVEEALSAAEAFFTSASAFVMPVVEIDGTRVGGGQPGPMTRRLRDLYLDMAKAG, from the coding sequence ATGTCCCGCATCGTCTACGTCAACGGCCGCTTCGTGCCCTTCGAGGAGGCGACGATCCCGATCATGGACCGCGGGTTCCTGTTCGCCGACGGGATCTACGAGGTGAGCGCGGTGCTGGAAGGGCGTCTCGTCGACAACGAGGCCCACCTCGCCCGGCTCGACCGCTCGCTCGGCGAGATCGGCATCCGCAACCCCCACACCATCGCCGAGTGGACTCACCTGGAAGAGGAGCTGGTCACCCGGAACGCCTTGCGGGAAGGCCTCGTCTACATGGAGGTGACCCGCGGCGTCGCCGAGCGCGACTTCGCCTTCCCGCCCGAGGGCACGCCGCCGACCGTGGTGATGTTCACCCAAGCCAAGAACGTCTCGGCGAACCCGCTCGCCGAGCGCGGCGCCAAGGTCATCACCGTCGAGGACCTGCGCTGGAAGCGCCGCGACATCAAGTCGGTGGCGCTGCTCGCCCAGGTGCTGGCCAAGCAGCAGGCCGCGGCCGCCGGCGTCGCGGAAGCCTGGATGCACGAGGACGGCTTCGTGACCGAGGGCGGCTCGTCCACCGCCTTCATCATCACCGAGGATGGCCGCATCGTCACCCGCCCGCTCTCGACGGCGCTCCTGCCCGGCATCACCCGCCGGGCGGTGATGCGGCTCGCCGAGGAGAACGGGCTCACGGTCGAGGAGCGCGCCTTCACGGTCGAGGAGGCGCTTTCCGCCGCCGAGGCGTTCTTCACCTCGGCCTCCGCCTTCGTGATGCCGGTGGTCGAGATCGACGGGACCCGCGTCGGCGGCGGCCAGCCCGGGCCGATGACCCGGCGCCTGCGCGACCTCTACCTCGACATGGCGAAGGCCGGCTGA
- the purB gene encoding adenylosuccinate lyase, whose translation MIPRYSRPEMTAIWSPEARFRIWFEIEAHATTALAEIGVVPKEAAAKVWEKGRDAVFDVARIDEIERVTKHDVIAFLTHLAEIVGPEARFVHQGMTSSDVLDTCLNVQLARAADLLIADIDGLLAALKRRAFEHKLTPTIGRSHGIHAEPVTFGLKLAQAYAEFERNRARLVAARAEIATCAISGAVGTFANIDPRVEEYVAEKMGLTPEPVSTQVIPRDRHAMFFAVLGVVASSIERLAIEVRHLQRTEVLEAEEYFSEGQKGSSAMPHKRNPVLTENLTGLARMVRAYALPAMENVALWHERDISHSSVERMIGPDATVTLDFALARLTGVVDKLLVYPEQMQRNLDRLGGLVHSQRVLLALTQAGVSREDAYRLVQRNAMPVWRGEGDFLTLLQADQEVTAALKPEAIAECFDLGYHLKHVDTIFRRVFGSES comes from the coding sequence ATGATCCCCCGCTACAGCCGGCCCGAGATGACGGCGATCTGGTCGCCGGAAGCGCGTTTCCGGATCTGGTTCGAGATCGAGGCCCACGCCACGACCGCGCTCGCCGAGATCGGCGTGGTGCCGAAGGAGGCCGCCGCCAAGGTGTGGGAGAAGGGCCGCGACGCGGTGTTCGACGTCGCGCGCATCGACGAGATCGAGCGCGTCACCAAGCACGACGTGATCGCGTTCCTGACCCACCTCGCCGAGATCGTCGGGCCCGAGGCGCGCTTCGTCCACCAGGGCATGACCTCGTCGGACGTGCTCGACACCTGCCTCAACGTGCAGCTCGCCCGCGCCGCCGACCTGCTCATCGCCGACATCGACGGGCTTCTGGCCGCGCTCAAGCGCCGGGCCTTCGAGCACAAGCTCACCCCGACCATCGGCCGCTCGCACGGCATCCACGCCGAGCCGGTCACCTTCGGGCTCAAGCTCGCCCAGGCCTATGCCGAGTTCGAGCGCAACCGCGCCCGCCTCGTCGCGGCACGAGCCGAGATCGCGACCTGCGCCATCTCTGGCGCCGTCGGCACCTTCGCCAACATCGACCCGCGGGTCGAGGAATACGTCGCCGAGAAGATGGGCCTGACGCCCGAGCCGGTCTCGACCCAGGTGATCCCGCGCGACCGCCACGCGATGTTCTTCGCGGTGCTCGGCGTCGTCGCCTCGTCGATCGAGCGCCTCGCGATCGAGGTGCGCCACCTCCAGCGCACCGAGGTGCTGGAGGCGGAAGAGTATTTCTCCGAGGGCCAGAAGGGCTCCTCGGCGATGCCGCACAAGCGCAACCCGGTCCTGACCGAGAACCTGACGGGCTTGGCCCGCATGGTCCGCGCCTACGCGCTGCCGGCGATGGAGAACGTGGCGCTCTGGCACGAGCGCGACATCTCGCACTCCTCGGTCGAGCGGATGATCGGCCCGGACGCCACCGTGACCCTCGACTTCGCGCTCGCCCGCCTCACCGGCGTGGTCGACAAGCTGCTGGTCTACCCCGAGCAGATGCAGCGCAACCTCGACCGGCTCGGCGGCCTCGTCCACTCGCAGCGGGTGCTGCTGGCCCTGACCCAGGCCGGCGTATCGCGCGAGGACGCCTACCGCCTCGTCCAGCGCAACGCGATGCCGGTCTGGCGCGGCGAGGGCGACTTCCTCACCCTGCTCCAGGCCGACCAGGAAGTCACCGCCGCATTGAAGCCCGAGGCGATCGCCGAGTGCTTCGACCTCGGCTACCACTTGAAGCACGTCGACACGATCTTCCGGCGGGTGTTCGGTTCGGAGAGCTGA
- a CDS encoding helix-turn-helix domain-containing protein yields MTTEAFASAFDALADDPVEAANMTARADLLLQIRERIRSWALPQVQAAARLNLTRPRLNDWMRGKLDTVSLDARVNIATAAGSVLRIHLEDAA; encoded by the coding sequence ATGACCACGGAAGCCTTCGCGAGCGCCTTCGACGCCCTGGCCGACGACCCTGTGGAGGCCGCGAACATGACCGCCCGGGCAGACCTGCTGCTTCAGATCCGCGAGCGGATCCGCAGCTGGGCGCTGCCCCAGGTTCAGGCGGCAGCCCGCCTGAACCTGACACGCCCGCGGCTCAACGACTGGATGCGCGGCAAGCTCGACACGGTCTCGCTCGATGCACGGGTCAATATCGCGACCGCCGCGGGCTCCGTCCTGCGCATCCACCTCGAGGACGCTGCCTGA
- a CDS encoding adenylosuccinate synthase, with translation MANVVVVGAQWGDEGKGKIVDWLSEQADVVVRFQGGHNAGHTLVIDGVTYKLSLLPSGVVRGGTLSVIGNGVVVDPWHLVEEIAKIGQQGVAITPENLRIADNATLILPLHRELDHFRETSNAVLKIGTTKRGIGPAYEDKVGRRAIRVVDLANAEMLDAKISRLLAHHNALRRGLGIDEIDGATLKAELLAIAPKILPFADTVWSLLDDARRSGKRILFEGAQGALLDVDHGTYPYVTSSNIVASQAATGSGLGPGAIGYVLGIVKAYTTRVGEGPFPTELTDAIGERIGERGREFGVVTGRKRRCGWFDAALVRQTVRTSGINGIALTKLDILDGFETIQICTGYRLDGREIDHLPAGQAEQARVEPIYEAFEGWSETTAGGRSWADLPAQAIKYVRRIEELIGAPVALLSTSPERDDTILVHNPFED, from the coding sequence ATGGCGAACGTCGTCGTCGTGGGCGCCCAGTGGGGCGACGAGGGCAAGGGCAAGATCGTCGACTGGCTCTCCGAGCAGGCCGACGTCGTGGTGCGCTTCCAGGGCGGGCACAATGCCGGCCACACCCTCGTCATCGACGGCGTGACCTACAAGCTGTCGCTGCTGCCGTCCGGCGTGGTGCGCGGCGGCACGCTGTCGGTCATCGGCAACGGCGTCGTGGTCGATCCCTGGCACCTCGTCGAGGAGATCGCCAAGATCGGGCAGCAGGGCGTGGCGATCACGCCCGAGAACCTGCGCATCGCCGACAACGCGACGCTGATCCTGCCGCTGCACCGCGAGCTCGACCATTTCCGCGAGACCTCGAACGCGGTGCTCAAGATCGGCACCACCAAGCGCGGCATCGGCCCGGCCTACGAGGACAAGGTCGGCCGCCGGGCGATCCGGGTCGTCGACCTCGCCAATGCCGAGATGCTCGACGCCAAGATCTCGCGGCTCCTCGCCCACCACAACGCCCTGCGCCGGGGCCTCGGCATCGACGAGATCGACGGCGCGACGCTGAAGGCCGAGCTGCTCGCCATCGCGCCGAAGATCCTGCCCTTCGCCGACACCGTGTGGTCGCTCCTCGACGACGCGCGCCGCTCCGGCAAGCGGATCCTGTTCGAGGGCGCGCAGGGCGCGCTCCTCGACGTCGACCACGGCACCTATCCCTACGTGACGTCCTCGAACATCGTGGCCTCGCAGGCAGCGACGGGATCGGGCCTCGGCCCGGGGGCGATCGGCTACGTGCTCGGCATCGTCAAGGCCTACACCACCCGGGTCGGCGAGGGGCCGTTCCCGACCGAGCTCACCGACGCGATCGGCGAGCGGATCGGCGAGCGCGGCCGCGAGTTCGGCGTCGTCACCGGGCGCAAGCGCCGCTGCGGCTGGTTCGACGCCGCCCTGGTGCGCCAGACCGTGCGGACCTCGGGCATCAACGGCATCGCGCTCACCAAGCTCGACATCCTGGACGGCTTCGAGACGATCCAGATCTGCACCGGCTACCGCCTCGACGGCCGCGAGATCGACCACCTGCCGGCGGGCCAGGCCGAGCAGGCCCGGGTCGAGCCGATCTACGAGGCCTTCGAGGGCTGGAGCGAGACCACGGCGGGCGGCCGCTCCTGGGCCGACCTGCCGGCCCAGGCGATCAAGTACGTGCGCCGCATCGAGGAGCTGATCGGCGCGCCGGTCGCGCTGCTCTCGACCTCGCCGGAGCGCGACGACACCATCCTGGTCCACAACCCCTTCGAGGATTGA
- a CDS encoding RDD family protein, producing MANSWQGGPYGGPHPGNSYQQGYAPPSGPGWAGPPVLVAHGSLSRRFMAYLLDIVFIFGFSCLLWLAISFLGVITFGVGWVLYAVLPASGILYSAITVGGPRQSTLGMRLMSLRAVRATTGGPVDWITASVHALLFYLALSTFLLWLLDIGIGVLRSDRRMGHDLVIDLAVVRDA from the coding sequence ATGGCGAATTCCTGGCAAGGCGGTCCCTATGGCGGGCCCCATCCTGGCAACTCCTACCAGCAGGGCTACGCGCCCCCGTCCGGTCCCGGCTGGGCCGGGCCGCCGGTGCTGGTGGCGCACGGCTCGTTGTCGCGGCGGTTCATGGCCTACCTGCTCGACATCGTGTTCATCTTCGGCTTCAGCTGCCTCTTGTGGCTCGCGATCTCGTTCCTCGGGGTCATCACCTTCGGGGTGGGCTGGGTGCTCTACGCCGTCCTGCCGGCGAGCGGCATCCTCTACAGCGCGATCACGGTCGGCGGGCCGCGCCAGAGCACGCTCGGCATGCGGCTCATGTCGTTGCGGGCGGTGCGGGCGACGACCGGCGGACCCGTGGACTGGATCACCGCCTCGGTGCACGCGCTGCTGTTCTACCTCGCGCTCTCGACCTTCCTGCTCTGGCTCCTCGACATCGGCATCGGCGTGCTCCGCTCCGACCGGCGGATGGGCCACGACCTCGTCATCGACCTCGCGGTGGTGCGCGACGCGTGA
- a CDS encoding transporter — MPFAGSGPALAGSAAQPGQSVGLPVGAQIPHGLYLITASNFGVRDTAPGVTPLNVNTMTLAWATPWDLLGGRVQLFAGFPYSAVGPQNSDWQSGFGQPLLAGQLAWDLGNDFGFSYLLGGYFPSQTGFTTQVPSLTHRFALSYVGNDWNLTGHLFYGHFLGDRPPPGVATYPDYMNLDLTATKKFGKWQVGAVAFASTDLPTGVAGDRAQGQIAVGGLVGYNFGPVNLQAFVTRDVIDRNYGGRDTRAWLRAVIPLYQDKQEAAPGRTLVTREQSR, encoded by the coding sequence ATGCCGTTCGCGGGCTCCGGACCGGCGCTCGCGGGATCCGCCGCCCAGCCCGGGCAATCGGTCGGCCTGCCGGTCGGCGCGCAGATCCCGCACGGCCTCTACCTGATCACCGCGTCGAATTTCGGCGTGCGCGACACCGCCCCCGGCGTGACGCCCCTCAACGTCAACACGATGACCCTGGCCTGGGCGACCCCGTGGGACCTGCTGGGCGGCCGGGTGCAGCTCTTCGCCGGATTCCCGTACTCGGCGGTCGGCCCCCAGAACAGCGACTGGCAGAGCGGCTTCGGCCAGCCGCTCCTCGCCGGCCAGCTCGCCTGGGATCTCGGCAACGATTTCGGCTTCAGCTACCTGCTCGGCGGCTACTTCCCGAGCCAGACGGGCTTCACGACGCAGGTCCCGTCCCTGACGCACCGCTTCGCGCTGAGCTACGTCGGCAACGACTGGAACCTGACCGGCCACCTGTTCTACGGCCACTTCCTCGGCGACCGGCCGCCGCCCGGTGTCGCGACCTATCCCGACTACATGAACCTCGACCTGACCGCGACGAAGAAGTTCGGCAAGTGGCAGGTCGGCGCGGTCGCCTTCGCCTCGACCGACCTGCCGACCGGCGTCGCGGGCGACCGCGCGCAGGGGCAGATCGCCGTCGGGGGGCTCGTCGGGTACAATTTCGGCCCGGTGAACCTCCAGGCCTTCGTCACCCGCGACGTGATCGACCGCAACTACGGCGGCCGCGACACGAGGGCGTGGCTCAGGGCCGTGATCCCGCTCTACCAGGACAAGCAGGAGGCCGCGCCCGGCCGCACCCTGGTGACGCGCGAGCAGTCGCGCTGA
- a CDS encoding arginyltransferase, protein MTSHPRDAPQFYLTAPSPCPYLPGQQERKVFTHLVGRRARDLNEILTQGGFRRSQTIAYRPACETCRACISVRVVVDDFKPSDSQRRVIKRNRDLVGQAQANRPASEQYALFRRYLDARHGDGGMVDMTVLDYAMMVEDSHVETHLVVYRRRGPDTAINGRGTGAPVAVCLTDVLADGLSMVYSFYDPAEADRSLGTFMILDHIERARGLGLPYLYLGYWVEGSRKMQYKAKFTPQERLMPNGWARVEEA, encoded by the coding sequence GTGACGAGCCATCCGCGGGACGCACCGCAGTTCTACCTCACGGCGCCCTCGCCCTGCCCGTACCTGCCCGGGCAGCAGGAGCGGAAGGTCTTCACGCACCTCGTCGGCCGGCGCGCCCGCGACCTCAACGAGATCCTCACGCAAGGGGGGTTTCGTCGCTCGCAGACCATCGCCTACCGGCCGGCCTGCGAGACCTGCCGGGCCTGCATCTCGGTCCGGGTGGTGGTGGACGACTTCAAGCCCAGCGACAGCCAGCGCCGGGTGATCAAGCGCAACCGCGACCTCGTCGGGCAGGCCCAGGCCAACCGCCCGGCCTCGGAGCAGTACGCGCTGTTCCGCCGCTACCTCGACGCCCGCCACGGCGACGGCGGCATGGTCGACATGACGGTGCTCGACTACGCCATGATGGTCGAGGACAGCCACGTCGAGACCCACCTGGTGGTCTACCGCCGGCGCGGGCCCGACACCGCGATCAACGGCCGCGGCACCGGCGCGCCCGTCGCCGTCTGCCTCACCGACGTGCTCGCCGACGGGCTGTCGATGGTCTACTCGTTCTACGACCCGGCGGAGGCCGACCGCTCGCTCGGCACCTTCATGATCCTCGACCACATCGAGCGCGCCCGGGGTCTCGGCCTGCCCTACCTCTACCTCGGCTACTGGGTCGAGGGCTCGCGCAAGATGCAGTACAAGGCCAAGTTCACCCCCCAGGAGCGGCTGATGCCGAACGGCTGGGCCCGGGTGGAGGAGGCCTGA
- a CDS encoding HigA family addiction module antitoxin codes for MSTENETVLPPMHPGEVLREEFMVPLNLTAYAIAKACRVPRTRIERIAREEIGITADTALRLGRYFGMDPQVWVNLQSRFDLLTARNAIGEEMDEIRPLERAAA; via the coding sequence ATGAGCACAGAGAACGAGACCGTCCTGCCACCGATGCATCCGGGCGAGGTGCTGCGGGAGGAATTCATGGTTCCGCTGAACTTGACGGCGTATGCGATCGCGAAGGCGTGCCGCGTGCCGCGCACGCGGATCGAGCGCATCGCCCGCGAGGAGATCGGCATCACCGCCGATACGGCCTTGAGGCTCGGACGCTACTTCGGGATGGACCCACAGGTGTGGGTGAACCTTCAGAGTCGCTTCGATCTTCTGACGGCCCGCAACGCGATCGGTGAGGAGATGGATGAGATCCGGCCGCTGGAGCGAGCGGCCGCCTAG